The Fusobacterium polymorphum genome segment TGAAGGGCTGCTCCTGTTAAAGCAGTTACAACTCCAATATTTTTAGGAAATCTAGGTAAATCTTTTTTATGTTCCTCATCAAAATATCCAAGTCCAGCTAGTTTTTCTTTAACTTTTTCAAGTTTAGCATAAAGACTACCCAAAGCATTTTGTTTTTCTATATATCTAACTAAAACTTGAAATTCTCCTTTAACTTCATAGAAACCAACATCACCAAATAATTTTATTAAATCTCCTTCTTTTAAATCTTCAGGAATTCTTTTTAATTTATAATTAAAAGCTGCACATTTTATTTGTGATTTACCATCTTTTATTGAAAAATATAGATGCCCACTTTTATAGTAAGTAATATTTGAAATTTCTCCCTCAATAAAAAATTCTTGAAAATCATCAATATCATCTATATAGCTTTTTACCATTCTGTTGAATTCTGATACTGAATATATTTTTTCCACTTTGTATCTCCCATTTATTTTATTAAGAACATTATAACACTAAATTAAAAAATTTCTAATAAAAATTCTAATAAAAACTCCCACCTTAATAAGTGAGAGTTTTTAACTTTTTTATATTTGTCCTAACATTTTTAAAATTATTTGAGCAATGATAGCAGAACCTAAGTATGTTCCTAACATTACAAATAAAGCTAAAATAAAAATTTTCCATCCAGTTTTCTTTAAGGTATCCATATTTTTTCCAGTGTATATTCCTGCATAAGCAAGTATAGGAGTACACAAAGCTAAGAAATTAACTTTTGCTGTGTAAGTAGAAATTAATTCTGCCATAGGCATTCCTGGTATTGTGACTATAGTTGAAAGAGTAACTATATAGGCAACACTTGGGATTTTTATAGGGATTATCTTAGATAATAGAATTCCAAGAAAAGCAATTATAATTAAAATTAAAACTCCTGGCATAGCTTCCAAAGGGTTAACTTTAAAACCAACAAAATTCCCTACTAATGTTAAAACTCCAGTTATAAAAAGTATTAATAAATTAGATGCTAATGACATATTATTTTACCTCCTTACTGAATTTTTTATATAGATATTCTGTTAAAGGTAATGCTAACCAAATAGACATATATACTCCATCAAGTCCTGATAAAAGATTACTTGAAGCACCAAAAGCAGCAATAGTATCTGCCATATCAGGATATAGAGTTGATAAAGCACCGACAGAAGCTGTCATCATACTAGCTGAACCTACACCTGATGCCATAGCAAGTGAATAAGGGTGTAAAGGTGTATATGCTGCTAGAAATGAAGCAAGTAATCCTATAAAAACAGTTCCAAAAACAGTTCCAACTATATATACTCCCAAAACTCCTTCTCCTTCTGGAGAATCAAGTCCATATTTATCAGCAATTATGGCTACATTTGGTTCTCTTGCTATTGAGTGAGTAGCACCTATAGTTTCTCTTTTTAATCCTAAAAATAATGCAATAGGTACTCCTAAAAGTACAGTTCCTAAATTACCAAATTCTTGTAATATTAAAGCAGGACTAGCAGAAATTATTTTTGGAAAAGATGGTCCTATTGTTGTACCATATTTTGCCATTAATAGAAGCAAAGTTACACTTACTAATGATCCAGCATCTTCCATATCTTTTTCATTTACTATTTTTAAATATTTAGTAAGAACTCCAAAAATCATTGCATATAACATTGGAAACAAGGCTATAACTCCCTTTCCAAGATTAAATTTTACTATTCCTATATATTCTGAAATTACAACTAAACACAGTGCAATAAAATGTAATTTTATATTTTTCATTTTTCCTCCTCATATATTATTTTAAATAGTCTAATACAGTTTGAATAAATAAAGCTGTTCCTATGTGAAAATAATTTTCATCAACATCAAATTTTGGATTATGGTGAGAATAAATCTTTCCATCTGGATAAACTTTTGGATTGCTTAAAAAGAAAAATGTCCCAGGTGCTTTTTCTAAAAAATATGCCATATCTTCTCCACCCATAACAGGTGTAGGTAACTCAAAAATATTATCTTCTTCAACAATTTTTTTAGCAGATTCTAAGAAGAGTTTATTAAATTCTTTGTCATTTATAACAGCTGGATATTTAAAATCATATTCTATTTCATAAGTTCCTCTATTTGCAGAAGTAATACCTTTTACAATTTCTTCTATTCTATTTGCTATAAATTTTCTAGTTTCATTATTAGTTGCTCTTACAGTTCCTTCTAACTCAACCATATCTGGAATAATATTTTGGGAGAAACCTCCATTTATTCTACAAACTGAAACTATTATAGGCTCATTTGTATTTATTTCACGACTTGATATTTTTTGTAATGAAAGGATAATTTCACTGGCTATAATAATAGGATCAACTCCCATTTGAGGGTAGGCTCCATGACAACCTTTTCCCTTTACTTTTATTAAAAATCTATCCATTGATGCCATCATACAACCATCCTTATAGGCTATTTTTCCTTTTGCCACTCTTTCATCAATAACACCTTCATGTAAACCTATAACAGCATCTACTTTTGGATTTTCCATAGCTCCTTCTTCTATCATAGGTAAAGCTCCACCTGGATATTCTTCACCTGGTTGAAATAGAAGTTTTACATTCCCTTTAATTTTATCTCTATTTTGACTTAAAATTTTAGCAGCACCTAATAACATAGCAGTATGTCCATCATGTCCACAGGCATGCATGCAACCTTTATGAGTTGAAGAAAATTCAAGTCCTGTTTCTTCTTCAATTGGAAGTGCATCCATATCAGCACG includes the following:
- a CDS encoding DUF3100 domain-containing protein, with product MKNIKLHFIALCLVVISEYIGIVKFNLGKGVIALFPMLYAMIFGVLTKYLKIVNEKDMEDAGSLVSVTLLLLMAKYGTTIGPSFPKIISASPALILQEFGNLGTVLLGVPIALFLGLKRETIGATHSIAREPNVAIIADKYGLDSPEGEGVLGVYIVGTVFGTVFIGLLASFLAAYTPLHPYSLAMASGVGSASMMTASVGALSTLYPDMADTIAAFGASSNLLSGLDGVYMSIWLALPLTEYLYKKFSKEVK
- a CDS encoding M20 metallopeptidase family protein, whose amino-acid sequence is MNVLEEVKKIEREIIQWRRDLHKIPELNLYLPKTTKYVEEKLKEMGIEYKILVNGNAVVGLIKGNSEGKTIGLRADMDALPIEEETGLEFSSTHKGCMHACGHDGHTAMLLGAAKILSQNRDKIKGNVKLLFQPGEEYPGGALPMIEEGAMENPKVDAVIGLHEGVIDERVAKGKIAYKDGCMMASMDRFLIKVKGKGCHGAYPQMGVDPIIIASEIILSLQKISSREINTNEPIIVSVCRINGGFSQNIIPDMVELEGTVRATNNETRKFIANRIEEIVKGITSANRGTYEIEYDFKYPAVINDKEFNKLFLESAKKIVEEDNIFELPTPVMGGEDMAYFLEKAPGTFFFLSNPKVYPDGKIYSHHNPKFDVDENYFHIGTALFIQTVLDYLK